From Micromonospora sp. NBC_01699, a single genomic window includes:
- a CDS encoding alpha/beta fold hydrolase: MSSTRRRTRTIIVTAALAALAIVIPTAVAVASPTHSTRDHGNSPKPTIVLVHGAWADGSSWAPVATQLQRRGYPVLVEPNPLRGLGSDTAYLSAYLQQHTSGPVILVGHSYGGAVVTNAALSDPDVKALVYVDAFVPDQGDTILGLLGGGGDPNALFDFVAYPGAPAGDVDLYIKTALFPNLFAGGLPAPISAELAAAQRPITLSALTEPSVTAAWKTLPSWYLVGTNDQILPPAVQLSMAQRAHSQIVQVRAPHLAMLTKPDAVTDLIVTAARATT; this comes from the coding sequence ATGTCCAGCACCAGACGCCGTACCCGCACCATCATTGTCACCGCCGCGTTGGCCGCGCTCGCCATCGTCATACCCACCGCCGTCGCCGTCGCCAGCCCGACCCACTCCACCCGCGACCACGGCAACTCACCGAAGCCAACCATCGTGCTCGTTCACGGCGCCTGGGCCGACGGATCCAGTTGGGCTCCCGTCGCCACCCAGTTGCAGCGACGCGGTTACCCCGTCCTGGTCGAACCGAACCCGCTGCGCGGCCTCGGCAGTGACACCGCCTACCTCAGCGCCTACCTCCAGCAGCACACCTCCGGGCCGGTCATCCTGGTCGGACACTCCTACGGCGGCGCCGTCGTCACCAATGCCGCCCTGTCCGACCCGGACGTGAAGGCCCTGGTCTACGTCGACGCGTTCGTACCCGACCAGGGCGACACCATCCTCGGCCTGCTCGGCGGCGGCGGCGATCCCAACGCCCTGTTCGACTTCGTCGCATACCCCGGCGCCCCGGCCGGCGACGTCGACCTCTACATCAAGACCGCACTGTTCCCGAACCTGTTCGCCGGCGGCCTGCCCGCCCCGATCAGCGCCGAACTCGCGGCGGCCCAACGACCCATCACCCTGAGCGCCCTGACCGAACCCTCGGTCACCGCGGCCTGGAAGACGCTGCCCAGCTGGTACCTGGTCGGGACCAACGATCAGATCCTCCCGCCCGCGGTACAGCTCAGCATGGCGCAACGCGCGCACAGCCAGATCGTCCAGGTTCGCGCCCCGCACCTGGCCATGCTGACCAAGCCGGACGCCGTGACCGACCTCATCGTCACCGCCGCCCGCGCCACCACCTGA
- a CDS encoding alpha/beta hydrolase, producing the protein MRGPSERNVMATSAATPVVFIHGLWLHATSWNPWVELFREHGYQPIAPGWPGDGATVEESRANPEAIANHGIDDVVEHYTKIIANLDTRPILVGHSFGGMIAQKLLGQDLAAAAVAIDAAQIKGVLPLPISALRATLPVFKNPGNVHHAVSLTAQQFRFAFGNAISEQESDELFTRWTIPAPGKPLFEAAAANFNPHSPAAVDTANEVRGPLLLMMGGKDHTVPESVTKATLKQYRHSAAVTEIMDFPDRAHSLTIDSGWRTVADATLSWLDKNVSRAL; encoded by the coding sequence GTGCGCGGGCCATCCGAAAGGAATGTCATGGCCACTTCCGCTGCCACCCCGGTTGTTTTCATTCATGGTCTGTGGCTGCACGCCACCTCGTGGAACCCATGGGTCGAATTGTTCCGTGAACACGGCTATCAGCCAATCGCCCCCGGCTGGCCGGGCGATGGAGCCACCGTCGAGGAATCCAGGGCCAACCCGGAGGCCATCGCCAACCACGGCATCGACGACGTCGTCGAGCACTACACAAAAATCATCGCCAACCTCGACACGCGGCCGATCCTTGTCGGACATTCGTTCGGCGGCATGATCGCCCAGAAGCTGCTCGGCCAGGACTTGGCCGCCGCGGCGGTGGCGATCGACGCGGCCCAGATCAAGGGCGTCCTCCCGCTACCCATATCCGCCCTGCGAGCCACCCTGCCGGTGTTCAAGAACCCCGGCAACGTGCACCACGCGGTGTCCCTGACCGCGCAACAGTTCAGGTTCGCGTTCGGCAACGCCATCTCCGAGCAGGAATCCGACGAACTGTTCACCCGCTGGACGATCCCGGCCCCCGGCAAGCCCCTGTTCGAGGCGGCCGCCGCCAACTTCAACCCGCATTCACCGGCTGCGGTCGACACCGCCAACGAGGTACGCGGCCCGCTGCTGCTCATGATGGGCGGCAAAGACCACACCGTTCCCGAGTCGGTCACCAAGGCCACCCTCAAGCAGTACCGGCACTCCGCGGCCGTCACCGAGATCATGGATTTCCCCGACCGGGCCCACTCCCTGACCATCGACAGCGGATGGCGCACCGTAGCCGACGCCACACTGTCCTGGTTGGACAAAAACGTTTCCCGCGCACTCTGA
- a CDS encoding SDR family oxidoreductase, which translates to MTRYAGRKAVVTGGTHGMGLAIVKALLDGGAEVVLTGRNEKTLEEARTELRSRPAYVVRSDAASMADIDALGTLVADRLGRVDALFVNHGIAELDAPLERVTEASYDRQFDINTKGSFFTVQRLAPLIPDGGAIVFTTVANDLVFPGMSIYSASKDALRSFAHVFAAEMLPRRIRVNSVAPGFIKTPTMGVAGMTDADRAAFEEQGNEITPLRRMGTVEEVATAALFLAFDATFSTNVELSVDGGFAQGLTAPVG; encoded by the coding sequence ATGACCAGGTACGCGGGTAGGAAGGCCGTCGTCACCGGCGGAACGCACGGGATGGGGCTGGCGATCGTCAAGGCCCTGCTCGACGGGGGAGCCGAGGTCGTACTCACCGGACGCAACGAGAAGACCCTCGAAGAGGCGCGGACCGAACTCCGCTCGCGGCCGGCGTACGTGGTGCGATCCGACGCGGCCAGCATGGCCGACATCGACGCGCTCGGCACGCTCGTCGCGGACCGGCTCGGCCGGGTCGACGCCCTGTTCGTCAACCACGGGATCGCGGAGCTGGACGCGCCACTGGAACGGGTGACCGAAGCCTCCTACGACCGGCAGTTCGACATCAACACCAAGGGGTCCTTCTTCACGGTGCAGCGCCTGGCCCCGCTCATCCCCGACGGCGGCGCGATCGTCTTCACCACGGTGGCCAACGACCTGGTCTTCCCCGGCATGAGCATCTACTCCGCTTCGAAGGACGCGCTGCGGTCGTTCGCCCACGTGTTCGCCGCGGAGATGCTGCCCCGGCGGATCCGGGTGAACTCGGTGGCTCCGGGCTTCATCAAGACCCCGACGATGGGCGTCGCGGGCATGACCGACGCGGACCGGGCGGCCTTCGAGGAGCAGGGCAACGAGATCACCCCGCTGCGCCGGATGGGCACGGTCGAGGAGGTGGCGACCGCCGCACTGTTCCTGGCCTTCGACGCGACCTTCAGCACGAACGTAGAGCTGAGTGTCGACGGCGGCTTCGCCCAGGGGCTGACCGCACCGGTCGGCTAG
- a CDS encoding AfsR/SARP family transcriptional regulator translates to MRFGVLGPVQVWTADGSPARIPEVKVRTLLADLLAHLGQPVSTDRLIDDLWGERLPANPTGALHTRVSQLRRAFEEVEPGGRDLVAFHPPGYLLRVDPEAVDLGRFQALTGQARLTADPRARAVLLSDALALWRGTSFADFADEPFASAAIARLEQQRLNALEEQAEARLELGEHGLLAGELGDLVTRYPLRERLRAAYLRALYRAGRQNEALDSYAQLRERLAEDLGVDPGPELTALHRAILRQDPALMAPAARPRTNLPAPLTDLIGRDEAIARVRVLLDNGRLVTLTGPGGVGKTRLAVEIGTRVVDTFPDGCGSSNSPGRAAGSAPPRPTRDRTRPAR, encoded by the coding sequence GTGCGTTTCGGGGTGCTCGGTCCGGTACAGGTCTGGACGGCGGACGGAAGTCCGGCCCGGATACCCGAGGTGAAGGTCCGAACCCTGTTGGCCGACCTGCTGGCGCACCTGGGGCAGCCGGTGTCAACCGACCGGCTGATCGACGACCTGTGGGGCGAACGGCTCCCGGCCAATCCCACCGGTGCGCTGCACACCAGGGTCTCCCAGCTGCGCCGGGCGTTCGAGGAGGTTGAACCGGGCGGCCGGGACCTGGTGGCGTTCCACCCACCGGGCTACCTGTTGCGGGTGGACCCGGAAGCGGTGGACCTGGGACGCTTCCAGGCGCTGACCGGGCAGGCGCGACTGACCGCCGATCCGCGGGCGAGGGCGGTGCTGCTCTCCGACGCGCTCGCCCTGTGGCGGGGTACGTCGTTCGCGGACTTCGCCGACGAGCCGTTCGCGTCGGCCGCGATCGCCCGGCTGGAACAGCAGCGGCTGAATGCCCTGGAGGAGCAGGCGGAGGCGCGGCTGGAACTCGGCGAGCACGGCCTGCTGGCCGGTGAACTCGGTGACCTGGTGACCCGGTACCCGCTCCGGGAACGGCTGCGTGCCGCGTACCTGCGCGCCCTCTACCGGGCGGGCCGGCAGAACGAGGCGCTGGACAGCTACGCCCAGTTACGGGAACGCCTGGCCGAGGACCTGGGGGTGGATCCCGGTCCGGAGCTCACGGCGCTGCACCGGGCGATCCTGAGGCAGGATCCGGCGCTGATGGCGCCGGCGGCTCGTCCCCGGACCAACCTGCCGGCCCCACTCACCGACCTGATCGGCCGGGACGAGGCGATCGCCCGGGTGCGGGTGTTGCTCGACAACGGCCGCCTGGTGACTCTCACCGGGCCCGGCGGGGTCGGCAAGACCCGGCTGGCGGTGGAGATCGGGACCCGGGTGGTCGACACCTTCCCGGACGGGTGTGGATCGTCGAACTCGCCGGGCAGGGCAGCGGGATCGGCTCCGCCCCGCCCGACGCGGGATCGGACGCGGCCGGCACGGTGA